The window CCGCAGTCGCTCGCCGTCGCCGCCCGCTGCAAACTGCCGCTGGTCCAGATCACCCCGCGCGGTGTGTGGGGCCGTAGCGCCCAGGTCTGTCTCACCACCGCCGAGCACTGGCTGGACCGCCCGGCCGAGCCCGCCGCGTCCGCCGATGCCACCGTCCTGCGCTATCTCGCCGCCTTCGGCCCGGCCTCGGTCAAGGACTTCCAGACCTGGTGCGGTCTGACCCGGATGCGCCCCGCCTTCGAACGGCTCCGCCCGCAGCTGGTCACCTTCCGCGACGAGAACGGCGTCGAACTCTTCGACCTCCCCGACGCCCCGCGCCCCGACCCGACTACCCCGGCGCCGCCCCGCTTCCTGCCCGAGTTCGACAACCTCCTGCTCTCCCACGCCGACCGCACCCGCGTGATCCCGCCCGCCAACAAGGGCCGCACCTGGCAGGTGAACACCGTCTACTGCCCGTTCCTCGTCGACGGCTTCCTCGCGGGCGTCTGGCGGATCATCGACGACGCCCTGGTCATCGAGCCGTTCGGGGACCTCACCAAGGCCCGGCGCGCCGAGGTCCTGGAGGAGGGCGCGTACATGCTGAACGTCATGCACCCGGAGTCGTCGTACGACATCCGCTTCGGGAAAGTCCTGCCCTAGGCATGGATCGGGGGCGTTGCGGGCCGCTCGTGGAGGCCCGCAACGCCCCCTGGTATTGCACCTGAGGGATACTCAGGAGTTCTTCCGGGTTACGAGTTGACCTGCGTGGTCACCAGGCTGGAGAAGGTGGTCAGCCGGGTGTAGACGCCCGGGTATCCGGCCGCCGCGCAGCCCTCGCCCCAGGAAGTGATCCCTGCCAGGACGCCCCCGACAAGCAGGGGACCGCCGCTGTCGCCCTGGCAGGTGTCGACGCCGCCGGAGGTGTATCCGGCGCAGACCATGTCGGACGAGATGAAGTCCGAACCGTAGGAGCTCGCACAGCTGGAGTTGGACACGATCGGCACGGTCGCCGTGCGCAGCTGGTTGGAGGAGCTGCCGTTGGAGGAGGTGGTGCCCCAGCCGAGGATGCGGGCGGTGGTGCCGGCCGCGTACACGCCCGTCTGCGAGGAGGAGACATAGGGCGCCGTGGTGTACGGCATCGACGTCGACAGCGTCAGCACCGCCACGTCGTCGCCGTTGGTGGCGTCCGTGTAGCTCGGGTGGATCCAGATCTTGCTGACCCGGCTGACCGTGCCGTTGGTGCCGTTGCGGTAGGTGCGGCCGCCGACGACTCTGACGCTGCTGGTGGTCTCGCCGACCATGCAGTGGGCCGCGGTGACGACCTTGGTGGCCGAGACGAGTGTGCCGCCGCAGAACTGGTTCTGCGAGGAGTCCGTGATCTGCATCATGAACGGGTACGACGTCGTGGTGGTCGTCGAACCGCCCACGATGGGCTGGGGAGCAGCGGCCGCGGTGGGGGCGAGGCCGATCAGTGCGGTGGCCGCCGCTGCGGCGGTGGCCGCGAGCACGGTGGCGGTCTTCTTGGCACGGGTGAGCCCGAACATGAGTCTCCTCATTGGGTTGCCGGTGGGGGGTCGCGCGGGTGTGGGGGTGAAGCACGGGGGTCTCGGGACAGACCCCCGTGTGCCCGGCGAGCGGCACGCCCCCTACGCTAGAGCCCGGAGATCCCCTTCCCAATGAGGGAACCCCCTAAGGGAGTTGGGCAGGGAAAACCCTCGGTCGGCCCCGGTCAAACCCCCGCTGCCGGTGAATCTCACGGGGTCTCAGTTGCCGGAACGGCCCGCCGCCAGTCTGACGATGTCGACGCGCGATCGGATCCCGAGCTTGCGGTAGACCCGGGTCAGGGTCGCCTCGACCGTCTTGACGCTGATGAACAGACGGGCCGCTATCTCCCGGTTCGTCGCGCCCTCCATCACCAGCGCCGCGACCTGACGCTCCATCGAGGCGAGGGAGTCCAGCGCGTCCAGGGCGGCTGTCGGCGCGGGTGCCGGTTCGGGGGCGGGCGCCGCCGCGGCCGACTCCACCTGCCGCAGCCACGGCAGCGCCCGGCAGCGTCGGAACAGCCTCGCTGCCTCGTCGTACGACGTCGGGCCCGGCCTGCGTGTGCGCAGCGCCGCCACCGCGAAGGCCGCCCTCGCCTCCTCCAGGCCGTAGCCGAGCTTGGCCAGCCGGTCCTGCACCGACGTCAACTGGACGGCGGCGGCCTCCCGTTCGCCGCGGGCCGCGCGCACCAGGGCCTCCGCGCGGTCCAGTACGGCGAGCACGCTCTCCCGGCCCAGGCGCAGGGCGCGGGCGCGGGTCGTGTCGATGACGTCCTGCGCCTCCTCGGTCTCGCCGATGCGGACCAGTGCCTCGGCGAGATCGCCGTGCCAGCGTCCGCGCGCGGGGTCGGTGATACCGAGGCCCTGCTCCAGCTCGCGCACCCGGCGCAGCGAGGCGACCGCCGCGGGCGCGTCCCCGGCTACCAGCTGGGCATGGCCGAGGGCGGCCAGGGCGCGGGAGACATACATCTGGTCGCCGTCCTGCTCGGCGTGGTCGAGCGCCTCCCGGGCCAGCGCCAGCGCCCGGTCCACCTCGCCGCCCGCGGCTTCCGTGAGCGAGGTGAGCACGGCCGAGGCGACCTCGCCGATCCCGGTGTCCCGGGCC of the Streptomyces sp. NBC_00287 genome contains:
- a CDS encoding winged helix DNA-binding domain-containing protein gives rise to the protein MTKTTTAQGPVLGTRALNRATLDRQLLLRRAPMSAQTAVEHLVGLQAQEVKPPYYALAARLDGFTTEELAGLLERREALRIVTMRSTIHMHTADDSLSLRPLVQPARDREINYFRKGLVGVDLDRLAALARDLVEEAPRTMKQLREALSAEWPDADPQSLAVAARCKLPLVQITPRGVWGRSAQVCLTTAEHWLDRPAEPAASADATVLRYLAAFGPASVKDFQTWCGLTRMRPAFERLRPQLVTFRDENGVELFDLPDAPRPDPTTPAPPRFLPEFDNLLLSHADRTRVIPPANKGRTWQVNTVYCPFLVDGFLAGVWRIIDDALVIEPFGDLTKARRAEVLEEGAYMLNVMHPESSYDIRFGKVLP
- a CDS encoding S1 family peptidase, coding for MFGLTRAKKTATVLAATAAAAATALIGLAPTAAAAPQPIVGGSTTTTTSYPFMMQITDSSQNQFCGGTLVSATKVVTAAHCMVGETTSSVRVVGGRTYRNGTNGTVSRVSKIWIHPSYTDATNGDDVAVLTLSTSMPYTTAPYVSSSQTGVYAAGTTARILGWGTTSSNGSSSNQLRTATVPIVSNSSCASSYGSDFISSDMVCAGYTSGGVDTCQGDSGGPLLVGGVLAGITSWGEGCAAAGYPGVYTRLTTFSSLVTTQVNS